A region of Deinococcus planocerae DNA encodes the following proteins:
- a CDS encoding multidrug DMT transporter, with product MENLLKKAGAMLAHLELFNHMLHLRGLLQLAAHMEERGDRVTLISPEAITLVGGDMTTDPSVTTSKGATVEAGTAYSVLRTLKGHDAPEYAVTREELKALNARAVADLESSDAMRAFGETLARVGVPSGAGADTAPERPTRGRRAAEAEGAAEQPAA from the coding sequence ATGGAGAATCTGCTGAAGAAGGCTGGCGCGATGCTGGCGCACCTGGAGCTGTTCAACCACATGCTGCATCTGCGGGGGCTCCTTCAGCTCGCCGCGCACATGGAGGAACGCGGCGACCGGGTGACCCTGATCTCGCCCGAGGCGATCACGCTCGTCGGGGGCGACATGACGACCGATCCCAGCGTCACGACGAGCAAGGGGGCCACCGTCGAGGCGGGCACGGCCTACAGCGTCTTGCGGACCCTCAAAGGCCACGACGCGCCGGAGTACGCCGTCACGCGTGAGGAACTCAAGGCGCTGAACGCGCGGGCGGTCGCGGACCTGGAGTCGAGCGACGCCATGCGGGCCTTCGGGGAGACGCTGGCGCGAGTCGGGGTGCCGAGTGGGGCGGGGGCGGACACGGCGCCGGAGCGGCCCACGCGGGGGCGCCGAGCCGCCGAGGCGGAGGGGGCGGCGGAGCAGCCTGCGGCGTAA
- a CDS encoding Dps family protein has protein sequence MTKRSSTKRSTKAEKDAAQAVVAQPEPQDEAGQAAGGQEGAVPQGEAKADAAHLNIRHNQLVDHGYLSEEEFGTVAETLQRNLATTVSLYLKFKKYHWDIRGRFFRDLHLAYDEFIEQIFPGIDEQAERLVALGGSPVAAPEDIARFSLIRVPTETVRDARAQVEDLVADLTRVARGYRDDSKTVDDEANDPVTADLYTGYAATLDKIRWMLQAMVDDERMN, from the coding sequence ATGACCAAACGCAGCAGCACGAAGCGGAGCACCAAGGCCGAGAAGGACGCCGCCCAGGCCGTGGTGGCGCAGCCGGAGCCGCAGGACGAGGCGGGCCAGGCGGCGGGCGGGCAGGAGGGCGCGGTGCCCCAGGGCGAGGCCAAGGCCGACGCGGCGCACCTGAACATCCGGCACAACCAGCTCGTCGATCACGGCTACCTCTCGGAGGAGGAGTTCGGCACCGTCGCCGAGACGTTGCAGCGCAACCTGGCGACCACGGTCAGCCTCTACCTGAAGTTCAAGAAGTACCACTGGGACATCCGGGGCCGCTTCTTCCGCGACCTGCACCTCGCCTACGACGAGTTCATCGAGCAGATTTTCCCCGGCATCGACGAGCAGGCCGAGCGCCTTGTCGCGCTGGGCGGAAGCCCCGTCGCCGCGCCCGAGGACATCGCCCGCTTCAGCCTGATCCGGGTGCCCACCGAGACCGTGCGCGACGCGCGCGCCCAGGTCGAAGACCTCGTGGCCGATCTCACCCGCGTGGCGCGCGGCTACCGCGACGACTCCAAGACGGTGGACGACGAGGCCAACGATCCCGTCACCGCCGATCTTTACACCGGCTACGCGGCCACCCTCGACAAGATCCGCTGGATGCTCCAGGCGATGGTGGACGACGAGCGCATGAACTGA
- a CDS encoding DUF4385 domain-containing protein: MGKKFDYSLNYAELDLRAHPELYRVGVGEQGVLLVQPYKSELLPHWRFATPDAARASSETIYAMFLDYLERGDFVGADMARKFLQMGFTRSRRYANHKGGKKYDGPVPEDKKGQSGSHGRAELPRSPEDPVKAESARIFKAKWDEAEANPEYARLKGEHRARYG, from the coding sequence GTGGGCAAGAAGTTCGACTACAGCCTGAACTACGCCGAACTCGACCTGCGGGCTCACCCCGAACTCTACCGGGTGGGTGTGGGCGAGCAGGGCGTCTTGCTGGTGCAGCCGTACAAGTCCGAACTGCTGCCCCACTGGCGCTTCGCCACCCCCGACGCGGCGCGGGCGAGCAGCGAGACGATCTACGCGATGTTTCTCGACTACCTGGAAAGGGGCGACTTCGTGGGGGCGGACATGGCCCGCAAGTTCCTCCAGATGGGCTTTACCCGCTCGCGGCGCTACGCCAATCACAAGGGCGGCAAGAAGTACGACGGCCCCGTCCCCGAGGATAAGAAGGGGCAGAGCGGGTCGCATGGCCGCGCCGAGCTGCCGCGCTCGCCCGAGGACCCGGTGAAGGCCGAATCGGCGCGCATCTTCAAGGCGAAGTGGGACGAGGCCGAGGCCAACCCCGAGTACGCGCGGCTGAAAGGGGAGCACCGGGCGCGGTACGGGTGA
- the mobA gene encoding molybdenum cofactor guanylyltransferase, translated as MDGREGTRWPGSSPRLDFAGAVTAGGRSSRFGSDKALARLEGRPLLEHVAASLAGCPLRLLVAPPGRYALPGWLPVPDTRPGEGPLAALEAALRAAEAAVGPGWVAFAGVDLPRLTPAYWATLAAARTPGAQAVLALDEIGRPQPLAALYHTARLPHVTARLEAGERRLRAAPGADTTVIVPFAALQDAAPHALRNVNTPEDLAALE; from the coding sequence GTGGACGGGCGAGAGGGCACGCGGTGGCCGGGGAGCTCACCGCGCCTTGACTTCGCGGGGGCGGTGACGGCGGGCGGGCGGTCCAGCCGCTTCGGGAGCGACAAGGCCCTTGCCCGGCTGGAGGGCCGCCCGCTGCTGGAACACGTCGCCGCGAGCCTGGCGGGGTGCCCGCTGCGGCTGCTCGTCGCCCCGCCCGGGCGGTACGCGCTGCCGGGCTGGCTTCCCGTCCCCGACACCCGGCCCGGCGAGGGACCCCTCGCGGCGCTGGAGGCCGCCCTGCGCGCCGCCGAGGCCGCGGTGGGGCCAGGCTGGGTCGCCTTCGCGGGGGTGGACCTGCCGCGCCTGACCCCCGCGTACTGGGCGACCCTCGCCGCGGCACGCACTCCGGGCGCCCAGGCGGTCCTCGCGCTCGACGAGATCGGGCGGCCCCAGCCCCTCGCCGCGCTCTACCACACGGCGCGGCTGCCGCACGTCACGGCGCGGCTGGAGGCGGGTGAGCGCCGGTTGCGCGCCGCTCCCGGAGCGGACACCACCGTGATCGTTCCCTTCGCGGCCCTTCAGGATGCCGCGCCGCACGCCCTGCGGAACGTGAACACGCCCGAGGACCTCGCCGCACTGGAGTAG